Genomic window (Planococcus sp. MSAK28401):
CGTTTACCCCGTCCATCAAATCAGCTATAAAATTTTTTAACTCCTGCGGGCAATTGCTCCAATCATAACTCATTCGAATCGCTTCCTTTTATAGAGACATTCTTAAAATTTCACCTTATATACACAGCGGAATCGTTCAACTCCTGGATACTTCTCCCCTAAACTGGCAATAGAAAATCCATAGTTTCTGTAAAACTCCACTGCTTGCCGATCGGTTTCAGCAAGGATTTGATCCGGTTGATACAGCTGGCAGATTGCATCGATCATTCCACTGGCAATATTTTTCCCACGCAGTTCAGGTAACACGGCGATATGCCGGATTTCGCAATTGCCTTCTTCCAATAACGCAATCCCGATGCAAGCAAAAAATTCATCTGCAGCCGCTTCACCGTACAGGTTGAGGTTTGGAGAAGCCATGTATTTCTCATACTCCCGCTCTACTTTTTCAGCAGAAGTGGCATAAGACAATAGCTTGTTTACGGAAGGATGCATTTTGTTCGAATCAATTTCTCTCACATCCTCACCTCCCGCTTCTTAGTTTTTCGTCAACCATTCAATTCCATTTTCACAAAATCGAAATGTCCGCCATTCGTTGCCTGCACGAATGACTCGACTTTCCTGAATCCAAGCTTTTCGTATAGCTTGATAGCCCGCTTATTGAAATCCGCTACGGACAAAGTGATTTTTTGCGGATGGTAATTGCTTTTGGCAAAGTCTAATCCGGCCTTCAAAAACGCAGAACCTTGTCCGCGGCCGGTCAAATCCGGCTTCATGCCGAACCCGATATCCAGCGTCTCTTGATCTGCTAGCCGGAAACTGTAGAAACCCACGGCTTCGTTATCCTGAAAGACTATAAAATAATTGTCCGCGCGTTTTTCGGGATCCAAAAACTCCTCCAAATCTTCAGGATCTGCATCCATATCGTAAAAGGAATATTCCCCGTCGTACCGCC
Coding sequences:
- a CDS encoding GNAT family N-acetyltransferase, producing MDYIFQKMTQEQAQDIAGNWRYDGEYSFYDMDADPEDLEEFLDPEKRADNYFIVFQDNEAVGFYSFRLADQETLDIGFGMKPDLTGRGQGSAFLKAGLDFAKSNYHPQKITLSVADFNKRAIKLYEKLGFRKVESFVQATNGGHFDFVKMELNG
- a CDS encoding GNAT family N-acetyltransferase, with the protein product MREIDSNKMHPSVNKLLSYATSAEKVEREYEKYMASPNLNLYGEAAADEFFACIGIALLEEGNCEIRHIAVLPELRGKNIASGMIDAICQLYQPDQILAETDRQAVEFYRNYGFSIASLGEKYPGVERFRCVYKVKF